The Elgaria multicarinata webbii isolate HBS135686 ecotype San Diego chromosome 11, rElgMul1.1.pri, whole genome shotgun sequence genome segment CAACATTCTCATCCTCTTGGCAATTTCCCAGGACCAACGCCTTTTAGATTCACCCATGTTCTTTCTGCTGGGTCACCTGGCTTTCCTGGATCTCTGCTTGTCTTCTATCGCCACTCCCAGGGCTCTCTTTGATTTCATTGCCCAACGTCAGGCCATCTCCTTCCATGGCTGCATGGCACAAATTTTCTTGCTACATCTCTTTGGAGGTAGTGAGATGCTCCTACTGATGGTTATGGCTTACGACCGATATGTAGCCATCTGCTATCCTCTCCGCTATACCTCTCTCATGAGCAGATATCACTGCATAGGGCTTGTGCTAGCCTCCTGGGCTGGTGGGCTCCTCCACACCAGTGTGCAATTGGGTTTCACCATTAGCGTGCCATTCTGTGGGCCCAATCGTGTGGACAACTTCTTCTGTGACATCCCCTTGGTCATCCAGTTGGCCTGTGTGGACACTTATCCTTTAGAAGTCATGATGCTGACCAATAGTGGTATCATGTCACTGGTTTGTTTCATTGTCGTGCTTTTCTCCTACGGACTCATTCTGTCTACAGTCTGCTCCCAGGGACCCACGGAGGGGACCTCCAAGGCTGTCTCCACATGTACCTCTCACCTCATTGTGATCACCACATACTTTGGACCTTGCATAATTATTTATCTGCGCCTATACACTCATTTCTGGATGGATAAAATGTTTTCTGTCTTCTATGTAACTATCACCCCCTTTCTGAATCCAACTATCTATGCTTTGAAAAACAAGGAGATGAAGGCTGCCATAGGGAGATCATTGGCAAGGCATTCTGGACAAGTTTCTGCTCAGATTCCTGCTCTTGCAGcaggaagacaaaagaggaaCATCCTTCCATGCAGGTGCAAACTCAATTCAGTGTCACAGTTACAAGTTGTATAATTCAGgggttatgttgttgttgttgttgttgttgttgttgttgttgttgttgttattattattattattattattattatttatatcccactttttgcccagtgctgggcctcaaggtggcatcactaaatttaaaacatatacattaaaaacctataaatagagatatacaaaagttaagagTGTATTAAACAAATTCCAAcgttaaaacatttaaacgtttaaaattacaattttaaaaagtccttgacacagatggaggtccagttcattcaccaaaggcctgtcggaacagaaaagtctttctttgcctgcctcctaaagcacatgaGGGAGGGAGCCAGACTAGCTTCCTAGGGATTGATAGGAAATAAATAGCTGTGACAACAGTCTGATACAAGAGCTAATGTGGATTTCTCATTAA includes the following:
- the LOC134405732 gene encoding olfactory receptor 4K3-like, with amino-acid sequence MAWENKTTVTEFILLGFSQSWHVQLFFFIFLLLLYMATLFSNILILLAISQDQRLLDSPMFFLLGHLAFLDLCLSSIATPRALFDFIAQRQAISFHGCMAQIFLLHLFGGSEMLLLMVMAYDRYVAICYPLRYTSLMSRYHCIGLVLASWAGGLLHTSVQLGFTISVPFCGPNRVDNFFCDIPLVIQLACVDTYPLEVMMLTNSGIMSLVCFIVVLFSYGLILSTVCSQGPTEGTSKAVSTCTSHLIVITTYFGPCIIIYLRLYTHFWMDKMFSVFYVTITPFLNPTIYALKNKEMKAAIGRSLARHSGQVSAQIPALAAGRQKRNILPCRCKLNSVSQLQVV